One Ananas comosus cultivar F153 linkage group 1, ASM154086v1, whole genome shotgun sequence DNA window includes the following coding sequences:
- the LOC109728721 gene encoding upstream activation factor subunit spp27-like — MAALSCSAAFVSGDPAPSSLARRALLSRGAAPPRTVALRAAVTPNAAAAQEAAAEGKRRPRGITKPRPISPELQALLGVEEIPRTQALKLIWAYIKENNLQDPENRRIIVCDEKLKNIFGGKERVGFLEISGLLNPHFRK, encoded by the exons ATGGCGGCGCTGAGCTGCTCCGCCGCGTTCGTCTCCGGGGACCCGGCCCCGTCGTCGCTCGCACGCCGCGCGCTCCTCTCCCGCGGTGCGGCGCCGCCGAGGACGGTGGCGCTGCGCGCGGCGGTGACTCCGAACGCCGCCGCAGcgcaggaggcggcggcggaggggaagCGGCGGCCGAGGGGGATCACGAAGCCCCGGCCGATCTCGCCCGAGCTCCAGGCGTTGCTGGGCGTGGAGGAGATCCCGAGAACTCAGGCGCTCAAGCTGATATGGGCTTACATCAAAGAGAACAATCTCCAG GATCCAGAAAACAGGAGGATAATAGTCTGTGATGAGAAGTTGAAGAACATATTTGGAGGGAAAGAACGTGTTGGGTTTCTTGAAATCTCAGGATTGCTCAATCCACATTTcagaaaatga
- the LOC109716058 gene encoding Y-box-binding protein 2-like translates to MLGDPPPLLLYLPLRSALAQSPPALQGPADAAVQPALGGGRPRALAPPPPRQPSRPHQPQPKKARPERPEPPRRRRSVPARRRPKTAGGSARRDDDGGFAGAGRASGEEEERPAARRRKREEAARREAPGPPRRR, encoded by the coding sequence ATGCTCGGGGATcctccccccctcctcctctaccTCCCTCTCCGCTCTGCTCTCGCCCAATCCCCCCCCGCCCTCCAAGGCCCCGCCGACGCCGCGGTCCAACCAGCCCTCGGCGGCGGCCGCCCCCGTGCCCTCGCACCGCCGCCCCCGCGCCAGCCGTCGAGGCCGCACCAGCCGCAGCCGAAGAAGGCCCGCCCCGAGCGCCCGGAGCCGCCGCGAAGACGGCGGAGCGTGCCAGCCCGGCGCCGACCGAAGACGGCGGGAGGTTCCGCCCGgcgcgacgacgacggcggATTCGCCGGCGCGGGCCGAGCAagcggagaagaagaagagcgcCCCGCCGCGCGccgaagaaagagagaagaggccGCACGCCGCGAGGCCCCCGGCCCGCCGCGTCGCCGCTAG